The nucleotide window TATTTATTTTCCTATTTATTTTTAGATAAAATTATTTATAATAAAGTATTAATAGTACATTTATATATCTATTAAATAAAAGAATGTTTCTTTACACACAATCAAACTAAAAAATAAATTAGATTTTATTTAATACATTTTTTTTAATTATTTTATTTACTATAATTTTTAATTACAAGTTAAAATCACAATGAATGTTTCACAAATAATTTTAAACTGGTTTCATATTTACGGAAGAAAAAATTTACCATGGCAAAAGAATAAAACAACATATTCTATTTGGATATCAGAAATTATGCTACAGCAAACTCAAGTAAAAACTGTTATTCCATATTTTACAAAATTTTTAAAAAAATATCCTACAATTCATAGCATTGCTACATCTTCAGAAAATGCTATTTTGCACAAATGGAGCGGATTAGGATATTATAAAAGAGCAAAAAACATTTATAAAACATCTAAAATAATTTCTAGTCAATATAACGGGAAATTTCCCGATATTTTTAATCATGTTATAAAACTTCCAGGAATAGGAAGAACGACTGCAGGAGCAATATTATCTATTAGCTATAACTATTTTTTTCCTATATTAGACAGTAATGTAAAAAGAATTTTGATACGATTATATGGAATAAAATTTAATGTATACAATAAAAAAATAGATGATTTTCTATGGAAAAAAATTCAATCTATATTACCATTACATAATGCTGGAAAATTTAATCAAGCACTAATGGACTTAGGATCTTTAATTTGTCATCCAAAAAATCCAAATTGTAAAATTTGTCCTATTAATCATACATGTACGTTTTTTAAAAAAAAATTTTTTCAAACGTGCTCTATTAGAAATAAAATTTTACAATTAAAAAATTATTGGTGTATTATCATTAATTACAAAGAATATATTTATTTAAAAAAATATAAAAAAGACTCATTTTGGAAAGACTTGTTTAGCTTTCCACTATTTACTAAAAGAAATTATTTAATTAACTGGATAAAAGAAAAAAACATAATTCCTGTGAAAATAAAACAATTACAATCTATTACGCTATATATTACTCAATATAAATTTACAATTAACCCTATATTCTTAATTATAAAAACAAATAAACATGTTAAATCTGAAAAAGATACGATTTGGTTCAACGTATTAAATAACCAAAAAGTTGGAATTCCAAGTTTAGTTCTAAAAATTTTGCACAAATATTCTTATTTAATGTTGTAAACAACCTACAGTATATAAAACAAATATGAAACGTATAGTATTCTGCAATTTTTATAAAAAAAATTTAGAAGGAATGGATAAAATTCCATATCCTGGAAAATTAGGAAAAAAAATTTATAAACAAATTTCTAAAAAAGCATGGTTAAAATGGATAGATTATCAAACTATAATAATTAATGAAAAACAACTAAATATGTTTGATCCTCAAGATCAAAAAAAAATTGTAAAATTTATGAATATCTTTTTATTTAAAAAATAATGTACTCAACATTGTTATTTCTAAAAAAAATTATCTACATTTAAACAAAACTATTAAAGATTATCAAACAAACGTTAAAATTTTACTTATATATTTAATATGTCTACTTTATAAAAAACAAATTTAAACGATGTTCTATATAAATTTTTTTTGCATACAACAACATATTTTTTAACAAATTTATTTTTTTTATATCATAGCTGTATTTTTTGAGTAAATATTTTACTCTAACAATATATTCATAAAGTTTTTTTTGATTAATAATTGAACTGCAATAATAAATCCATTTTTCTTTTTCTTTTCTATTTAAAAGATAAAAATAATTTCGAGCACGATATCTATAAAATACTTTATTCATTCTATTATCTTTAAATTTCAATACGTTCCAATTTTTTTTAGGTAATACATGAACTCTTTCTAAAATAAGTTTATCACTGTTACTTAAAAAAGAACGATACATTAATAAATCAACATTTTTTTCATCTTTATTAATCTGAAAAGAACACTTACTCAAGAATAAAAGAGCTGCTTCTTTTAAAAGAAAATAATTTTTTTTAATCCATTTTCTATTATTTAAAATTGTTTTTTTATTTAAATTTAATCTAAAAAAATCATTTTTTTGTAAAATTGTTATTGGAGCTATAATTTCGCATCTATTCATATATAAGTAACTAAATCCAAATGAAAAAAAATATTCTACATTATTATTTTTTATTAAACTAAATCTATTTTTTATAAAATTTTTTTCTACGTCTTCTCCTCCTACATTTATATATATTAGTAAATTTTTATTATTCGGATCTATTACTATAGGAAAAAAACAAATACAATAATATTGTTTAAATCCAAAA belongs to Buchnera aphidicola (Anoecia corni) and includes:
- the sbcB gene encoding exodeoxyribonuclease I; its protein translation is MIDTFLFYDYETFGLNPALDKPAQFASVRTNLNFKTIEDPSVFYCYPPKDYLPDPKSILITGITPEYTIKHGFNESLFSKKIYSILNKTRSCIVGFNNVKFDDEFTRNIFYRNLLDIYSWQWKNGNSRLDVIKIIRACYVFRPNEISWPKKKDGSISFKLEDLAKVNGINHYRSHDALSDVYATISLLKLVKYKYPKMLNFFFKIRKKNGLLDVIKKSRSKLFIYTSSFFGFKQYYCICFFPIVIDPNNKNLLIYINVGGEDVEKNFIKNRFSLIKNNNVEYFFSFGFSYLYMNRCEIIAPITILQKNDFFRLNLNKKTILNNRKWIKKNYFLLKEAALLFLSKCSFQINKDEKNVDLLMYRSFLSNSDKLILERVHVLPKKNWNVLKFKDNRMNKVFYRYRARNYFYLLNRKEKEKWIYYCSSIINQKKLYEYIVRVKYLLKKYSYDIKKINLLKNMLLYAKKIYIEHRLNLFFIK
- a CDS encoding oxidative damage protection protein, producing MKRIVFCNFYKKNLEGMDKIPYPGKLGKKIYKQISKKAWLKWIDYQTIIINEKQLNMFDPQDQKKIVKFMNIFLFKK
- the mutY gene encoding A/G-specific adenine glycosylase — its product is MNVSQIILNWFHIYGRKNLPWQKNKTTYSIWISEIMLQQTQVKTVIPYFTKFLKKYPTIHSIATSSENAILHKWSGLGYYKRAKNIYKTSKIISSQYNGKFPDIFNHVIKLPGIGRTTAGAILSISYNYFFPILDSNVKRILIRLYGIKFNVYNKKIDDFLWKKIQSILPLHNAGKFNQALMDLGSLICHPKNPNCKICPINHTCTFFKKKFFQTCSIRNKILQLKNYWCIIINYKEYIYLKKYKKDSFWKDLFSFPLFTKRNYLINWIKEKNIIPVKIKQLQSITLYITQYKFTINPIFLIIKTNKHVKSEKDTIWFNVLNNQKVGIPSLVLKILHKYSYLML